In Actinomyces radicidentis, one genomic interval encodes:
- a CDS encoding YcaO-like family protein: protein MTDSTAPVRAGAGGPGLREEADPAAVLDPRNGMVSAPLLLPPAAGQRLLWSLGALPLDRADTGDCVLSPSTPGGVPFRSDGAGACGPTRRDVVVRAAGEIVERWAVAAQERAGAPLLFPDAGPSGAAAGPTADFCRARGLRELLERDAAMRGWYAPGSVRLLDPAESLLRLGSMTRVLERLADADVELVPVLLPSRCTSTVVTMYALLDVPREIVACGLGCDADLEAALRTASREACQVHDFYTGMRRSVGRPSAPGAVRSETDRARWWGADGNVEAFRRWLAAVADADGAEDLPAVPWRDLEAGTRFTDLTGSLPDAVAAAGWHAGRVEHPGLVPLITDETGDTGRRLSRGGAHGLPHPVI, encoded by the coding sequence GTGACTGACTCGACGGCACCGGTCCGCGCGGGGGCCGGCGGTCCCGGGCTCCGAGAGGAGGCCGACCCGGCCGCGGTCCTCGACCCGCGCAACGGGATGGTCTCCGCCCCGCTGCTCCTGCCGCCCGCCGCCGGACAGAGGCTCCTGTGGTCGCTCGGGGCGCTCCCCCTCGACCGCGCGGACACCGGGGACTGCGTCCTTAGCCCGAGCACCCCGGGCGGTGTCCCTTTCCGGTCGGACGGGGCCGGGGCCTGCGGCCCCACGCGCCGCGACGTCGTCGTGCGCGCCGCGGGCGAGATCGTCGAGCGCTGGGCGGTCGCGGCCCAGGAGCGCGCCGGCGCGCCGCTCCTCTTCCCCGACGCCGGCCCCTCCGGCGCCGCCGCGGGCCCCACCGCGGACTTCTGCCGCGCCCGCGGGCTGCGCGAGCTCCTCGAGCGCGACGCCGCCATGCGCGGGTGGTACGCACCCGGGTCGGTGAGGCTGCTCGACCCCGCCGAGAGCCTGCTCCGGCTGGGGTCGATGACACGTGTCCTCGAGCGCCTCGCGGACGCCGACGTGGAGCTGGTGCCGGTCCTCCTGCCGTCACGGTGCACGAGCACCGTGGTCACCATGTACGCGCTCCTCGACGTCCCGCGCGAGATCGTCGCCTGCGGCCTGGGGTGCGACGCGGACCTGGAGGCCGCGCTGCGCACCGCCTCGCGCGAGGCCTGCCAGGTCCACGACTTCTACACCGGCATGCGGCGGAGCGTCGGCCGGCCTTCGGCGCCGGGCGCGGTGCGCAGCGAGACCGACCGGGCACGGTGGTGGGGCGCGGACGGCAACGTGGAGGCCTTCCGCCGGTGGCTGGCGGCCGTCGCGGACGCCGATGGCGCCGAGGACCTCCCCGCGGTCCCCTGGCGCGACCTCGAGGCGGGCACCCGCTTCACCGACCTCACCGGCTCCCTGCCCGACGCCGTCGCAGCGGCCGGGTGGCACGCCGGGCGGGTCGAGCACCCCGGTCTCGTGCCCCTCATCACGGACGAGACCGGCGACACCGGCCGGCGGCTGTCGCGCGGCGGCGCGCACGGGCTGCCACATCCCGTCATCTGA
- a CDS encoding class I SAM-dependent methyltransferase — MRDESSRPLFVHGRAPSEAPPAEIRSVLEVVAVLRADPALRVLEIGSGRGGVTLALARAGARVLAVEPDPLGAAALRGVLEAAGPGASQGVEVLVDGPCGLALTERFRAVVLPAAGLTRLARPEQLDLLEEASALLAPGGSLIVSTEHVTLTRARTTTVDLDDGGRYTEVVDPARGLRRAVLTGSGPRTVQEVHSAPPAWISARLRALGLEVDYQHSVPDPVLRGHAAVVIAATAPARR; from the coding sequence GTGCGCGACGAGTCGAGCCGGCCGCTCTTCGTCCACGGGCGCGCGCCGTCCGAGGCCCCGCCCGCTGAGATCCGCTCCGTCCTGGAGGTCGTGGCGGTCCTGCGGGCCGACCCGGCGCTCCGGGTCCTGGAGATCGGGAGCGGTCGCGGGGGCGTGACCCTGGCCCTGGCCCGCGCGGGCGCGCGGGTGCTCGCCGTCGAGCCGGACCCGCTCGGCGCGGCGGCCCTCCGGGGCGTGCTGGAGGCCGCCGGGCCGGGGGCCTCGCAGGGGGTCGAGGTCCTCGTGGACGGGCCGTGCGGCCTCGCCCTGACCGAGCGCTTCCGCGCGGTCGTCCTCCCCGCGGCCGGGCTGACCCGTCTGGCCCGTCCCGAGCAGCTCGACCTCCTGGAGGAGGCCTCCGCCCTCCTCGCACCGGGCGGGTCGCTCATCGTCTCCACCGAGCACGTCACCCTCACCCGGGCGCGGACCACCACCGTGGACCTCGACGACGGCGGGCGCTACACGGAGGTCGTCGACCCGGCGCGCGGGCTGCGCCGCGCGGTCCTGACCGGATCGGGACCGCGCACCGTCCAGGAGGTCCACTCGGCCCCTCCCGCCTGGATCAGCGCCCGTCTGCGGGCGCTGGGCCTGGAGGTCGACTACCAGCACTCGGTCCCCGACCCCGTTCTCCGCGGTCACGCCGCCGTCGTCATCGCCGCGACCGCCCCTGCTCGCCGCTGA
- a CDS encoding sensor histidine kinase: MRRFALRAGRHGARTADRPAVGTRIPVSIAEAFARRRTLVAIAVVFATANILINGVLPPAVPLADWSFVLVAGVLLVLLPFRPLATSVAYALTWVLLLIHPTAYASDLLVTTFLFCFLTVFLLLRPLGVLIGTSPFWTSAVTVLAGGSPTNSDVNTLFITGITCGVMVPLGLIVCELDVQRRAASDTLESLRLEIAREMHDLVAYSMSQTALRAQRASLDERYSPEARQEFAALEATASDALHELRLLLRTLRHSTPDLYQDVSTTTGLGGGTTALPVAVQAIADDVAAAGFDVTYRCVGQAEPSMLQASTLSRVAREMGANIMRHGDAGGPVTMTLSLGPTSLWLVSTNSIARSTSPLPRSGTGTLGMRERLNAIQGTLTTLADEDSWICTATVPLSTHQLGAAAVAADAPPPDPATEKP; encoded by the coding sequence ATGAGGCGGTTCGCGCTGCGCGCGGGACGGCACGGCGCACGGACCGCCGACCGCCCGGCCGTCGGCACCCGCATCCCCGTGTCCATCGCGGAGGCCTTCGCTCGGCGACGCACCCTCGTCGCCATCGCCGTGGTCTTCGCGACGGCGAACATCCTCATCAACGGGGTCCTCCCGCCCGCTGTACCACTCGCCGACTGGTCCTTCGTCCTCGTCGCCGGCGTCCTCCTCGTCCTCCTCCCCTTCCGGCCCCTGGCCACGAGCGTCGCCTACGCGCTGACCTGGGTGCTCCTGCTCATCCACCCCACGGCCTACGCGAGCGACCTCCTCGTCACGACCTTCCTCTTCTGCTTCCTCACCGTCTTCCTCCTGCTCAGGCCGCTCGGGGTGCTCATCGGCACCTCCCCCTTCTGGACGAGCGCCGTAACGGTCCTCGCCGGCGGCAGCCCCACCAACAGCGACGTCAACACGCTGTTCATCACGGGCATCACCTGCGGCGTCATGGTGCCCCTGGGCCTCATCGTGTGCGAGCTCGACGTACAGCGGCGCGCCGCCTCCGACACGCTCGAGTCGCTGCGGCTCGAGATCGCGCGCGAGATGCACGACCTCGTCGCGTACTCCATGTCGCAGACGGCGCTGCGCGCCCAGCGGGCCTCCCTCGACGAGCGGTACTCCCCGGAGGCGCGCCAGGAGTTCGCGGCCCTGGAGGCGACGGCCTCGGACGCCCTCCATGAGCTCCGGCTCCTGCTGCGCACCCTGCGGCACTCCACGCCCGACCTGTACCAGGACGTCTCCACGACGACCGGCCTGGGAGGGGGCACCACCGCCCTGCCCGTCGCCGTCCAGGCGATCGCCGACGACGTCGCCGCCGCCGGCTTCGACGTGACCTACCGGTGCGTCGGCCAGGCCGAGCCCTCGATGCTCCAGGCGAGCACCCTGTCACGGGTGGCGCGCGAGATGGGAGCGAACATCATGCGGCACGGCGACGCCGGCGGCCCGGTCACGATGACCCTCTCCCTCGGTCCGACGTCGCTCTGGCTGGTCAGCACCAACAGCATCGCCCGGAGCACCTCCCCGCTCCCGCGATCGGGCACCGGCACGCTCGGGATGCGGGAGCGCCTCAACGCCATCCAGGGGACCCTGACGACCCTGGCGGACGAGGACTCCTGGATCTGCACGGCGACCGTCCCCCTGTCCACCCACCAGCTCGGGGCGGCTGCCGTCGCGGCAGACGCTCCTCCTCCCGACCCTGCAACGGAGAAGCCATGA
- a CDS encoding response regulator transcription factor, translated as MIHVGIADDDALVRHTLTDLLATTDDIRVAWTASDGLEALEHLRDPEREEVTVLLVDVQMPRLDGIALAEALHEEMPDIAILILTTFVADSVLDRALAAGVRGFIAKEDPIGTLADTIRHVASGNMVLSPASSAIIGHRVPPALAPSPAAPVRSAPAAGALPPAVALSPRELEVLSLMVEALSNKQIAKRLNLSEATVKTHVSTLIAKLGVQDRVGAVVHALRTGLV; from the coding sequence ATGATCCACGTCGGCATCGCGGACGACGACGCGCTCGTCCGCCACACCCTCACCGACCTCCTCGCCACGACCGACGACATCCGTGTGGCGTGGACCGCGTCCGACGGCCTCGAGGCCCTGGAGCACCTGCGCGACCCCGAGCGCGAGGAGGTCACGGTCCTCCTCGTCGACGTCCAGATGCCCCGGCTCGACGGGATCGCCCTGGCGGAGGCCCTCCACGAGGAGATGCCGGACATCGCGATCCTCATCCTCACGACCTTCGTCGCGGACTCGGTCCTCGACCGGGCTCTGGCCGCCGGCGTGCGCGGCTTCATCGCGAAGGAGGACCCCATCGGCACGCTCGCCGACACGATCCGGCACGTCGCCTCCGGGAACATGGTCCTGTCCCCCGCGTCCTCCGCCATCATCGGGCACCGTGTCCCGCCCGCCCTCGCCCCGTCGCCCGCGGCTCCAGTGCGGTCCGCTCCCGCTGCGGGCGCCCTCCCGCCCGCCGTGGCGCTCTCACCGAGGGAGCTCGAGGTCCTCAGCCTCATGGTCGAGGCGCTGTCCAACAAGCAGATCGCCAAGCGGCTCAACCTCTCCGAAGCGACCGTCAAGACCCACGTGTCCACGCTCATCGCCAAGCTCGGGGTCCAGGACCGTGTCGGCGCGGTCGTCCACGCGCTGCGCACCGGGCTGGTCTAA
- a CDS encoding inositol monophosphatase family protein: MTTTQPQAPAAGAGLPDPLTLLPTALDAVRAGARLALDPGEALEIGTKRNRNDVVTQVDRGVEALIAGRLAATGCALVGEEGHAAESWAGRVWVLDPIDGTLNYVAVHRHWAISLALVEDGEPVLGIVADPVDDRLHVALAGRGAWEGRLVPRLDDGDDGTAAGSSAAVAGAPDAGRPVADGSSADPSVAAPDAADGAPADVVPAEVARLVPGAHLLRVEDVPLADGVVIAHAHGFAALRHLPAICESTRGMRCYGAAALELAEVAAGRAAGLVHTRLQPWDVAAGVLLCAEAGAVVTRLDGTRVDVREPGSLLAGTPSARAELQRRLVEG, from the coding sequence ATGACGACGACGCAGCCGCAGGCCCCCGCCGCCGGGGCCGGCCTGCCCGACCCGCTGACCCTGCTCCCGACGGCGCTCGACGCCGTGCGCGCCGGGGCCCGCCTCGCCCTCGACCCCGGCGAGGCCCTCGAGATCGGGACGAAGCGCAACCGGAACGACGTCGTCACCCAGGTCGACCGCGGCGTCGAGGCCCTCATCGCGGGACGGCTGGCGGCCACCGGCTGCGCGCTCGTGGGGGAGGAGGGTCACGCGGCCGAGTCCTGGGCCGGGCGCGTGTGGGTCCTCGACCCGATCGACGGGACCCTCAACTACGTCGCCGTGCACCGGCACTGGGCGATCTCGCTCGCGCTCGTCGAGGACGGCGAGCCTGTGCTCGGGATCGTCGCGGACCCGGTCGACGACCGCCTCCACGTCGCGCTCGCGGGCAGGGGTGCCTGGGAGGGGCGGCTCGTGCCGCGGCTCGACGACGGTGACGACGGCACTGCGGCGGGCTCGTCGGCCGCCGTGGCCGGCGCCCCGGATGCCGGGCGACCAGTGGCCGACGGCTCTTCCGCGGATCCGTCGGTCGCGGCGCCCGACGCCGCAGACGGCGCACCCGCCGACGTCGTCCCCGCGGAGGTCGCCCGCCTCGTGCCGGGCGCGCACCTGCTCCGCGTCGAGGACGTCCCCCTCGCCGATGGCGTCGTCATCGCTCACGCCCACGGGTTCGCGGCCCTGCGCCACCTGCCCGCGATCTGCGAGTCGACCCGCGGGATGCGCTGCTACGGCGCGGCCGCCCTCGAGCTCGCCGAGGTCGCCGCGGGGCGGGCCGCGGGCCTCGTCCACACGCGGCTGCAGCCCTGGGACGTGGCCGCCGGGGTGCTGCTGTGCGCGGAGGCGGGCGCCGTCGTCACCCGCCTGGACGGGACGCGCGTCGACGTGCGCGAGCCCGGCTCGCTGCTGGCCGGGACGCCGAGCGCCCGGGCTGAGCTGCAGCGGCGTCTCGTCGAGGGCTGA
- the tdh gene encoding L-threonine 3-dehydrogenase, giving the protein MRALRKPAPGPGLELQDVPEPNPGFREVKIHVLRTGLCGTDLHLAGWDDFATAQLHPPMTLGHEFYGEIVEIGRGTATDATTADDDTDYLSVGQRVSVEGHITCGRCRNCRAGRRHLCIRTNSIGVNRDGAFADYVVVPARNVWPQDDAIDPDLGALFDPFGNAVHTALQFPLAGEDVLVTGAGPIGVMCAAIARHCGARNVVITDLSDYRLGLADAVGAVTVNTARQDLREVMARLGMTEGFDVGLELSGAPAATRQMIDVCNHGARIAMLGLPKGGYEIDWNQVITRMLTIQGVYGREMYDTWYKGSFMLGSGPELRDQVRGIITHRFAPEQWEDAFDAARSGECGKVIINWED; this is encoded by the coding sequence ATGCGTGCACTGCGCAAACCCGCCCCCGGCCCCGGCCTCGAGCTGCAGGACGTCCCCGAGCCGAACCCCGGCTTCCGCGAGGTCAAGATCCACGTCCTGCGCACCGGCCTGTGCGGCACCGACCTCCACCTCGCCGGCTGGGACGACTTCGCCACCGCCCAGCTCCACCCGCCGATGACGCTCGGCCACGAGTTCTACGGCGAGATCGTCGAGATCGGGCGCGGCACCGCCACCGACGCCACCACCGCCGACGACGACACCGACTACCTCTCCGTCGGCCAGCGCGTCAGCGTCGAGGGGCACATCACCTGCGGCCGCTGCCGCAACTGCCGCGCCGGACGCCGCCACCTGTGCATCCGCACCAACTCCATCGGCGTCAACCGCGACGGCGCCTTCGCCGACTACGTCGTCGTCCCCGCCCGCAACGTCTGGCCGCAGGACGACGCCATCGACCCCGACCTCGGCGCCCTCTTCGACCCCTTCGGCAACGCCGTCCACACCGCCCTCCAGTTCCCGCTCGCCGGCGAGGACGTCCTCGTCACCGGCGCCGGCCCCATCGGCGTCATGTGCGCCGCGATCGCCCGGCACTGCGGGGCCCGCAACGTCGTCATCACCGACCTGTCCGACTACCGGCTGGGGCTCGCCGACGCCGTCGGAGCCGTCACCGTCAACACCGCCCGGCAGGACCTGCGCGAGGTCATGGCGCGCCTCGGGATGACCGAGGGCTTCGACGTCGGCCTCGAGCTCTCCGGGGCGCCCGCCGCCACCCGTCAGATGATCGACGTCTGCAACCACGGGGCCCGGATCGCCATGCTCGGACTGCCCAAGGGCGGCTACGAGATCGACTGGAACCAGGTCATCACGCGGATGCTCACCATCCAGGGCGTCTACGGCCGCGAGATGTACGACACCTGGTACAAGGGCTCCTTCATGCTGGGCTCCGGCCCCGAGCTGCGCGACCAGGTGCGCGGCATCATCACCCACCGCTTCGCGCCCGAGCAGTGGGAGGACGCCTTCGACGCCGCGCGCTCGGGCGAGTGCGGCAAGGTCATCATCAACTGGGAGGACTGA
- a CDS encoding glycine C-acetyltransferase, producing the protein MYAFKEELGAELAAIREAGTYKEEREITSAQGAEVETTTGSALNFCANNYLGLADDARVRDAAHEALDQWGFGLSSVRFICGTQTPHRELERELADWLGTDDAILFSSCFDANGAIFDVLLAAEDAIISDELNHASIIDGVRLCKAARYRYRNGDVDDLRARLTEARAAGARRIMIATDGVFSMDGSYAPLPEIVAVAEELGALVMVDDSHAVGFIGATGAGTPEMFGVEVDVLTGTLGKALGGASGGYVAGPQEVIDLLRQRGRPYLFSNTVAPAVVGGSLRAVRIARHADESRAHLARNAALFRSLMEEAGFTLLPGSHPIIPVMFASEREAVAIADRMLAEGVYVIAFSYPVVPKGRARIRVQLSAAHTEEDVRECVDAFVRAREAVAG; encoded by the coding sequence ATGTACGCCTTCAAGGAGGAGCTCGGAGCCGAGCTCGCCGCCATCCGCGAGGCCGGGACCTACAAGGAGGAGCGGGAGATCACGAGCGCCCAGGGCGCCGAGGTCGAGACCACCACCGGCTCCGCCCTCAACTTCTGCGCCAACAACTACCTGGGGCTGGCCGACGACGCCCGGGTGCGCGACGCCGCCCACGAGGCCCTCGACCAGTGGGGCTTCGGGCTGTCCTCGGTCCGCTTCATCTGCGGCACCCAGACACCGCACCGCGAGCTGGAGCGCGAGCTGGCCGACTGGCTCGGCACCGACGACGCGATCCTCTTCTCCTCCTGCTTCGACGCGAACGGCGCGATCTTCGACGTGCTGCTCGCCGCGGAGGACGCGATCATCTCCGACGAGCTCAACCACGCCTCCATCATCGACGGCGTGCGCCTGTGCAAGGCGGCGCGCTACCGGTACAGGAACGGCGACGTGGACGACCTGCGGGCACGGCTGACGGAGGCCCGCGCGGCGGGCGCGCGGCGGATCATGATCGCCACCGACGGCGTCTTCTCCATGGACGGCTCCTACGCGCCGCTGCCGGAGATCGTGGCCGTGGCCGAGGAGCTCGGGGCGCTCGTCATGGTGGACGACTCCCACGCCGTCGGTTTCATCGGGGCGACCGGCGCGGGAACGCCGGAGATGTTCGGGGTGGAGGTCGACGTGCTCACCGGGACGCTCGGCAAGGCGCTCGGCGGGGCGAGCGGCGGCTACGTGGCCGGGCCGCAGGAGGTCATCGACCTGCTGCGCCAGCGCGGACGCCCGTACCTGTTCTCCAACACCGTGGCGCCGGCGGTGGTCGGCGGGAGCCTGCGGGCGGTGCGGATCGCGCGGCACGCGGACGAGTCCCGCGCCCACCTGGCGCGAAACGCGGCGCTGTTCCGCTCCCTCATGGAGGAGGCCGGGTTCACGCTGCTGCCGGGAAGCCACCCGATCATCCCGGTCATGTTCGCGAGCGAGCGGGAGGCCGTGGCGATCGCGGACCGGATGCTGGCGGAGGGCGTGTACGTCATCGCCTTCTCCTACCCGGTGGTGCCCAAGGGGCGGGCGCGGATCCGGGTGCAGCTGAGCGCGGCGCACACGGAGGAGGACGTGCGCGAGTGCGTCGACGCCTTCGTCCGGGCCCGCGAGGCCGTCGCCGGGTGA